The sequence TCCGGACGCGCCGAAGGCGTATCCGGGGCGAAGAAGAAGGCATTGTACAGGGCGTCGGTGCCCGGGACCTGCAGACCCTTCGAATAATTGGCGAAGATCGAGAACTGGTTGCTCGCCCTGAACAGCAGCCCGACGTTCGGCAGGATGTCATCATACTTCAGAACGCGCTGCTGGGGTCCCTGGACGGTCGGATTGGCGGCGGCGTAGGTTGCATTGCGCGGGTCGCCTTGGCCGAAACAGTCGACAAATCCCGTATCGCTCGTCGTGAAGCAGAAATTGTTGAGGTCGCGCTTGAAGAAAGGTGCGCGGATGCCGAGTGTGGCAACGAGCGACCCATCCATGAATTCGCCGCGATACTCGCCCGATACCTGCGACAGAATCGCATAGGACAGGCGATCGCGCTTCTGAAGCACGGCGCCGGTTACGTCGGTGAGCGGATCGTTGATCGGGAAGACATCGACCGGCTCGCCGTTCAGGTGAAGGCTGCCGACCTGACCGGTCTGGCGATGCCGGGCGCGGTCATAGGTGAAGCCCACGCGGACGCTGTGCTCGTCGTTGATGTCCCAGCGCAGGTTGGCAATCACGCCATAGCGGTGCGTCTGCGTCTGGCTGGGCGCCGTCATGGTGACTTCGTCGAGCAGGTCGCCGTCGCCGTTCAAGTCCATCCCGAAATAGGGGCGACCGCCGATATAGCCCGACAGTCCGTTCTGCAGGCGCTCACGCGCATTGACCGTGCCGCCGCCATTGGCCTTCACATATTGATAGCTCGGGTCGACCGTCAGCACGACGCCTTCGGCGAGCGTGAAGCGCGATGCGCCGCGGATATTACCGGTGTTCGAGGGATTGTAGCGACGATCGAACTCGGTGCCGCAACCGTTGGTCAGGTCGGCGACGCCTGGCCGTGCGACGGTACTCACCGTGCACGGATAATTGATGTCATATTCGCGCTCGTCCTTCGCCTGCGGGAAACCCGACGGGACGGCACGATCGAAACGCAGCGGCAGCGAACCGAAGAAATTGTTCCGGTTCTCGTTATAATGGCCGGCGATCGAAACGAAGTCGCCATTGTCGCCGATGGGTTGCCAGACGCGCGCATTATATTGTTGCTTGTCGACAACGCCGTAATTGTTGAAGGGATTGTCGTTCGACGCGGTCGAAGCGGCAATAAAGGCGCGCGTGCCCCAGGGGGTGAAGACGCCGGTGTCGACCATGCCGAAAATGCGGAAGAATTTATACTCGCCGGCCGAGCCCGATAGGCGGACGCCGAATTCCTCGCCCGGCGTGCGCGTGCGATAGTTGACGGTCGAGCCCGTCGCCGCTGCGGTCGGGCTGTCGACATCGGTGGTGCCGAGGTTGACGTTGACCTGCTCGATCAGCTCGGGATCGAGCTGCTGGTTGGAATAAATGGCATAGTTGCCCGAATCGTTGAGCGGAACGCCGTCGAAGGTCAGGCTGATGCGATCTTCCGAAAAACCGCGAATCGAAAGCTGGCCGCCGGACGAGCCGTAGGCGTCATTGTTGGTGAAGACGACGCCGGGAACCAGGTTGATCGTGTCGAGAATGGTCTGGCCCGGGTTCTGGCGGGCGATGACTTCCTGGCCCAGGACGGACTTCGCTTTCGACGTGTCGGGCGACTGGATGCCGGCGACGTCGGTCGCGCGGGCACCGGTCACAACAATCTCGTCGTCGAAGTCGACCGAGCCTGTCGACTGGGCAAAGGCCGGGGTAGAAAGCAGCGCGACCGGAAGCAGCGCGACGCCGGCGGTGAGCGTTTGACGGAATTTCATGTCAGGATGTCCCCTTTTGATGCGATCGGCAGGCGCACGACAAGGGGCGCGCCAGAACCTGCGAGCGCCCCTGAAGCCCGCATGTGGCACGATTGTGACAGCAATTGTTACAGTGCAAGCGGCGAGCCGTACGCGCGGCACGCGGGAGTCGAAAAACCCCCGATTTTCGTCACGCGTCCGATCTTATCCACAGGCGTCGATGCGTTTTTCGCGGCAACTGTTGCTGCAATGCAACATCATGGTCGCGCGCATGCGGCCGCGCGCGACTCGGATCAGGCTGCGTCGCCCGCCGCTTCCTTCGCCTTGTCGGCATAAACGCGCACCGGATCCTTGCGGCCTTCGACGACATCCTTGTCGACGACGATCTCGACGACATCGGTGAGGTCGGGCAGGTCGAACATGGTGTCGAGCAGGATCGCCTCG is a genomic window of Sphingopyxis sp. FD7 containing:
- a CDS encoding TonB-dependent receptor, whose protein sequence is MKFRQTLTAGVALLPVALLSTPAFAQSTGSVDFDDEIVVTGARATDVAGIQSPDTSKAKSVLGQEVIARQNPGQTILDTINLVPGVVFTNNDAYGSSGGQLSIRGFSEDRISLTFDGVPLNDSGNYAIYSNQQLDPELIEQVNVNLGTTDVDSPTAAATGSTVNYRTRTPGEEFGVRLSGSAGEYKFFRIFGMVDTGVFTPWGTRAFIAASTASNDNPFNNYGVVDKQQYNARVWQPIGDNGDFVSIAGHYNENRNNFFGSLPLRFDRAVPSGFPQAKDEREYDINYPCTVSTVARPGVADLTNGCGTEFDRRYNPSNTGNIRGASRFTLAEGVVLTVDPSYQYVKANGGGTVNARERLQNGLSGYIGGRPYFGMDLNGDGDLLDEVTMTAPSQTQTHRYGVIANLRWDINDEHSVRVGFTYDRARHRQTGQVGSLHLNGEPVDVFPINDPLTDVTGAVLQKRDRLSYAILSQVSGEYRGEFMDGSLVATLGIRAPFFKRDLNNFCFTTSDTGFVDCFGQGDPRNATYAAANPTVQGPQQRVLKYDDILPNVGLLFRASNQFSIFANYSKGLQVPGTDALYNAFFFAPDTPSARPEPETTDNFDLGVRYRTGQVQAQVSGWFTKYDNRLASAYDPVTDRNLYRNLGRVDKYGIDGSIAWQPLPELALYAFGSYLESEIKDDVQSGGNSFIPTAGKRESGAPAYTFGGSARGTLGPVELGVTAKRTGGRYIYDTNLPIVIGGNEVYPAKTDAYWLVNLDARLGLEFLGLNDQTFFQLNVYNLFDTLYVGRYTTSISQGSSPPFAQIGAPRTVSGTLTVAF